One genomic window of Medicago truncatula cultivar Jemalong A17 chromosome 1, MtrunA17r5.0-ANR, whole genome shotgun sequence includes the following:
- the LOC11414159 gene encoding E3 ubiquitin protein ligase DRIP2: protein MEIYRVDNSWIVLRDKLHPSEGTSVKSAENVPSTSLVTKIRKNSQSSSKSDAKKAKTAFTKVYKYVRRGKKIQEEPKEMQEELPITPQEPKVPASELADVADVKKDVKQHSGIGISDEGSTILSARRAKIAARKKFIRTELAPTSQPDKVTVDEKKDDKRPRLETSTETPKIRFKLYNAASRDLTTLCTKALSRNNSSQNSSKPESSSQKIVFRNISRDTESRKGKAAVCEPLNLSVETTNKNKSPSNSTVQENGDIPMLVDSSDNDSHHVSKLTEAEGDQIESIPPKSTSLKIKLKSVANQEKRVKFSEDLNLPALAENESKKDCNPIWFSLVASKEQDVGALPQISSPYIMVRFLLTNLHIIYRNGSLPVSHIKKHLVQKLDLASEAEVEILLRGKPVLCSMQLQNLVEMWLETMPKNERIQTSVGSSAKDFVMVLSYGRKAP from the exons ATGGAAATCTACAGGGTAGATAATTCTTGGATAGTATTGAGGGATAAACTTCACCCCTCTGAAGGAACAAGTGTTAAGTCAGCTGAAAATGTTCCTTCAACTTCATTGGTAACTAAAATAAGGAAGAACTCTCAATCCTCTTCAAAATCCGATGCAAAAAAGGCCAAAACAGCTTTTACAAAAGTTTACAAATATGTAAGAAGAGGAAAAAAGATTCAAGAAGAGCCAAAGGAGATGCAAGAAGAACTCCCTATCACTCCACAAGAACCAAAAGTTCCTGCTTCTGAACTTGCTGATGTAGCAGATGTTAAGAAAGATGTGAAACAACATAGTGGAATAGGAATTTCGGATGAAGGATCTACAATTTTATCCGCTAGAAGAGCAAAAATTGCAGCTAGAAAAAAGTTTATCAGAACTGAATTAGCTCCTACTTCTCAACCTGACAAAGTCACAGTTGATGAAAAGAAAGACGATAAGCGCCCCCGGCTTGAAACATCCACTGAGACTCCAAAAATCAGATTTAAG CTCTATAATGCTGCTAGCCGcgatttgacaacactttgtactaaaGCCTTATCACGGAACAATAGctcg CAAAATTCGTCAAAACCAGAATCATCTAGTCAGAAAATAGTGTTCAGGAATATTTCAAGGGACACTGAATCAAGGAAAGGAAAAGCTGCTGTGTGCGAGCCATTGAATTTGTCGGTGGAAActacaaacaaaaacaagtctCCTAGTAACTCCACCGTGCAAGAAAATGGTGACATCCCAATGCTTGTGGACTCTAGTGACAATGACTCTCATCATGTGTCTAAGTTAACAGAAGCAGAAGGTGATCAAATTGAATCTATTCCTCCAAAATCGACTTCCTTGAAGATTAAGCTTAAAAGCGTGGCCAACcaagaaaagagagtaaagttCTCTGAGGACTTGAATCTCCCAGCCCTAGCTGAAAATGAAAGCAAGAAAGATTGTAATCCTATCTGGTTCTCCTTGGTTGCTTCCAAAGAGCA GGATGTTGGTGCACTGCCACAAATATCTTCTCCCTACATAATGGTCAG ATTCCTCTTAACCAATCTTCACATTATTTATAGGAATGGAAGTTTACCTGTTTCTCATATCAAAAAGCACCTTGTGCAGAAGCTTGATCTTGCTAGTGAAGCTGAG GTAGAGATCTTATTAAGAGGTAAGCCAGTTTTATGTTCAATGCAGCTGCAAAACTTAGTGGAGATGTGGTTGGAAACAATGCCAAAGAATGAAAGGATTCAGACATCTGTTGGAAGCTCAGCTAAGGATTTTGTCATGGTCCTTTCGTACGGTCGAAAGGCTCCATGA